A genome region from Streptomyces pratensis includes the following:
- a CDS encoding Rv3654c family TadE-like protein: MKRTRGGFGAGDRGLATVWAAVTTATLCAVFVAVLALGQVVSARHRAGGAADLAALAAADQALRGVEVACGAAGEVAVAQGAEIVRCDVEGEIADVTARVRFGPYVPEVRSRAGPPEELPPPR, encoded by the coding sequence GTGAAGAGGACGAGGGGTGGCTTCGGGGCGGGAGACCGCGGGCTGGCGACGGTCTGGGCGGCCGTCACGACGGCGACGCTCTGCGCGGTGTTCGTGGCGGTGCTGGCTCTGGGGCAGGTCGTGTCCGCCCGCCACAGGGCCGGTGGCGCGGCGGATCTGGCAGCGCTCGCCGCGGCCGACCAGGCTCTGCGCGGTGTGGAGGTGGCGTGCGGGGCGGCCGGTGAGGTTGCCGTGGCCCAGGGAGCGGAGATCGTGCGCTGTGATGTCGAGGGTGAGATCGCCGACGTGACTGCCCGAGTGCGCTTCGGCCCGTACGTACCTGAGGTCAGGTCGAGAGCGGGGCCACCGGAGGAGCTGCCGCCGCCCCGGTGA
- a CDS encoding type II secretion system F family protein — translation MQVLAWAMAGCAGLAGSLAAAGEPGARRARVLMAPRRDQPWGPVGCATARAYVAGRREWLCAPVAALLAVLGESVLPLLAGAVAVPIVRRWLRQRARRREREKAAHAVTALCGAVVGELRAGREPGEALLAAARGVGALETAESAVLAAARFGGDVPGALRQAAAGPGLDGLAGMAACWQVAVEGGAGLAAGLARLESSLRGERRRRDELRAQLAGAWSTVVVLSLLPVVGLGLGAALGADPMRVLLHSPGGLVCLVAGGLLETAGLFWASRIVRTGEAA, via the coding sequence ATGCAGGTGCTGGCGTGGGCGATGGCAGGATGCGCGGGCCTTGCCGGAAGCCTGGCCGCGGCTGGAGAGCCGGGGGCGCGCCGGGCTCGGGTACTGATGGCTCCTCGGCGGGACCAGCCGTGGGGGCCGGTGGGATGTGCCACGGCCCGCGCGTACGTCGCCGGGCGGAGGGAATGGCTTTGTGCGCCTGTGGCGGCTCTTCTCGCTGTGCTGGGTGAATCGGTGCTGCCGCTGCTGGCGGGCGCTGTGGCGGTTCCGATCGTGAGGCGCTGGCTGCGACAACGTGCGCGGCGGCGCGAGCGCGAGAAGGCCGCCCACGCCGTGACGGCACTCTGTGGGGCGGTGGTCGGCGAGCTGAGGGCCGGGCGGGAGCCCGGAGAGGCCTTGCTCGCAGCAGCCCGCGGCGTCGGCGCTCTGGAAACCGCCGAGTCCGCAGTGCTGGCTGCTGCGCGGTTCGGCGGCGATGTACCCGGCGCGTTGCGGCAGGCGGCGGCGGGGCCCGGCCTCGATGGACTCGCGGGGATGGCGGCCTGCTGGCAGGTGGCGGTGGAGGGCGGTGCCGGGCTCGCGGCAGGTCTGGCCCGCCTTGAGAGCTCGCTACGGGGGGAGAGGCGGCGGCGGGACGAGCTGAGGGCGCAGCTGGCGGGCGCGTGGTCGACGGTTGTGGTCCTGTCTCTGCTGCCGGTGGTGGGGCTGGGGCTGGGGGCGGCACTGGGAGCGGATCCGATGAGGGTTCTGCTGCACAGTCCGGGCGGACTCGTCTGCCTGGTGGCAGGTGGCCTGCTGGAGACCGCGGGGTTGTTCTGGGCCTCGCGGATCGTGCGGACGGGGGAGGCGGCGTGA
- a CDS encoding TadA family conjugal transfer-associated ATPase yields MTEALLDAVRQRLARSGAAPTPAGVAAALRAQGRLLGDTEVLGAAEELRGELVGTGVLERLLADPSVTDVLVSAPDRVWVDRGGGLELTRVTFHDAAAVRRLAQRLAAVAGRRLDDARPWVDARLPDGTRMHAVLPPVSVGSTCLSLRVVRPRAFTLAELVAAGTVPPGGDRLLRALVEARVSYLISGGTGAGKTTLLSSLLGAVGERERIVLAEDSAELRPDHPHVIRLESRPANQEGAGRVTLRDLVRQALRMRPDRLVVGEVRGAEVTELLAALNTGHEGGCGTVHANAAEHVPARLEALGTAAGLDREALHSQLAAALSVVVHLVRDRSGQRRLAEVHVLQRDRTGLVFTVPTLRWGAGGFEPQQGWERLRVLIEEKP; encoded by the coding sequence ATGACCGAGGCCTTGCTCGACGCCGTGCGCCAGCGGTTGGCCCGCAGCGGTGCGGCGCCCACCCCGGCAGGGGTTGCGGCCGCTCTGAGGGCACAGGGCCGTCTGCTCGGTGACACGGAAGTCCTCGGCGCGGCTGAGGAGTTGCGGGGCGAGTTGGTCGGCACAGGCGTGCTGGAGCGGTTGCTGGCCGACCCGTCGGTGACCGATGTGCTGGTGTCCGCTCCGGACAGGGTGTGGGTGGACCGCGGCGGCGGACTCGAGCTGACCCGAGTCACTTTTCATGATGCGGCAGCCGTTCGGAGGCTGGCGCAGAGGCTTGCCGCGGTAGCGGGGCGCCGCCTGGACGACGCCAGGCCGTGGGTTGACGCCCGGCTGCCGGACGGGACGCGCATGCACGCGGTCCTGCCACCGGTGTCCGTCGGCTCGACGTGCCTCTCCCTGCGGGTGGTGAGGCCCAGGGCCTTCACACTGGCGGAGCTCGTGGCGGCGGGGACCGTCCCGCCCGGCGGGGACCGGCTGCTGAGAGCACTGGTCGAGGCCCGGGTCTCCTATTTGATCAGCGGAGGAACAGGCGCAGGGAAGACGACTCTGCTGTCGAGTCTGCTGGGGGCGGTCGGTGAGCGCGAGCGCATCGTGCTTGCCGAGGACTCGGCGGAATTGCGCCCGGACCACCCGCATGTGATCCGTCTGGAATCGCGTCCCGCCAATCAGGAAGGTGCTGGGCGGGTGACGCTGCGGGACCTGGTGCGCCAGGCTTTGCGTATGCGTCCCGACCGACTGGTGGTGGGAGAGGTCCGGGGCGCCGAGGTGACGGAGCTTCTGGCCGCTCTCAACACGGGACACGAAGGCGGTTGCGGCACGGTGCACGCGAACGCGGCCGAGCATGTTCCGGCGCGTCTGGAGGCTCTCGGGACGGCTGCGGGCCTTGACCGGGAGGCCCTGCACAGTCAGTTGGCAGCGGCGTTGTCCGTGGTCGTCCATCTCGTACGGGACAGGAGCGGACAGCGGCGTCTGGCGGAAGTACATGTGCTCCAGCGGGACAGAACCGGCCTCGTCTTCACCGTGCCGACGCTGCGATGGGGCGCCGGTGGGTTCGAACCGCAGCAGGGCTGGGAGCGGCTCCGGGTGCTGATCGAGGAGAAGCCGTGA
- a CDS encoding DUF4244 domain-containing protein, with product MSRKTMGQSLSALCHVWKAWFGRRSRCRGLDRGMTTSEYAVGTIAACAFAAVLYKVVTSGAVLSALQSLIKGALDAKF from the coding sequence ATGAGCAGGAAAACGATGGGGCAGTCTCTGAGCGCGCTGTGTCATGTGTGGAAGGCCTGGTTCGGCAGGCGCTCCCGGTGCCGCGGCCTCGACCGGGGGATGACGACGTCCGAGTACGCGGTGGGGACCATCGCTGCCTGCGCGTTCGCGGCGGTGCTCTACAAGGTGGTCACCAGCGGGGCTGTGCTGTCGGCGTTGCAGTCGCTGATCAAGGGCGCCCTCGATGCGAAGTTCTGA
- a CDS encoding type II secretion system F family protein codes for MSGPPGVGEPLGAAGAALGTAAYLALALTARRHERAIRRRGALLTKSCASLRRRRWLDLRAPGGGRPQQWAVFLAVWAVGWILVGGPAGCGVGLAGAFGVRRWQRSVRRRGSAGRETEVALIARQLPITADLLASCLSAGAGPRDAAEAVGESIAGPVGERLARAAAEILLGGEPAEAWGRFGELPGAEPLARCLERAASTGAPAAEPVSRLADEMRAERASAAVARAQRAGVLITAPVGLCFLPAFLAVGVAPVVIGLASGLLHRN; via the coding sequence GTGAGCGGGCCGCCTGGTGTGGGGGAACCGCTGGGAGCGGCCGGAGCGGCGCTGGGCACAGCGGCGTATCTCGCCCTTGCACTGACCGCACGGCGGCATGAGCGGGCGATACGCAGACGAGGAGCGCTGCTGACCAAGTCCTGCGCGAGCCTGCGGAGGCGGAGGTGGCTCGATCTGCGCGCGCCGGGCGGGGGCCGCCCGCAGCAGTGGGCGGTTTTCCTGGCCGTGTGGGCAGTCGGCTGGATCCTCGTCGGAGGGCCGGCCGGATGCGGGGTCGGCCTTGCGGGGGCTTTCGGAGTGCGGAGGTGGCAGCGCTCTGTGAGACGGCGTGGTTCAGCCGGGCGGGAGACCGAGGTCGCGCTGATTGCCAGGCAGCTGCCGATCACCGCGGATCTGTTGGCATCCTGCCTTTCGGCGGGCGCAGGACCGCGGGACGCGGCGGAGGCGGTGGGGGAATCCATAGCCGGGCCGGTCGGCGAGCGGCTGGCCCGTGCGGCAGCCGAGATTCTGCTCGGTGGTGAACCGGCCGAGGCATGGGGCCGGTTCGGCGAGTTGCCGGGCGCCGAGCCACTGGCCCGCTGCCTGGAGCGCGCCGCATCGACGGGTGCACCCGCGGCGGAGCCGGTTTCCAGGCTGGCCGACGAGATGCGTGCCGAGCGGGCGAGCGCGGCTGTGGCGCGTGCACAGCGGGCGGGGGTGCTCATCACCGCACCGGTGGGGCTCTGCTTTCTGCCCGCCTTTCTGGCGGTGGGAGTGGCGCCGGTGGTGATCGGGCTGGCGTCCGGGTTGTTGCACCGCAACTGA
- a CDS encoding TadE family type IV pilus minor pilin, translating to MRSSEVLRRNQSGDRGAVTAEAAMVLPVLVGFVLVLVWALVAASDQIRCVDAARAGARAAARSEPEGAVRAAALEAAPGRARVSVERAGGLWRVRVEAPTPGPGTLGLTLSAEAVASAEDTAGTEL from the coding sequence ATGCGAAGTTCTGAAGTGCTACGGAGAAATCAGAGTGGTGACCGGGGAGCGGTGACGGCGGAGGCCGCCATGGTCCTTCCTGTGCTGGTGGGGTTCGTCCTCGTCCTCGTCTGGGCGCTGGTGGCCGCGTCGGACCAGATCCGTTGTGTGGATGCCGCGCGTGCAGGGGCACGAGCAGCGGCCCGTTCGGAGCCGGAGGGCGCGGTACGGGCCGCGGCGCTGGAGGCGGCGCCGGGCAGGGCCCGGGTCTCCGTGGAGCGGGCCGGGGGGCTGTGGCGGGTTCGGGTGGAGGCGCCTACTCCGGGTCCTGGAACGCTGGGCCTGACGCTGAGCGCCGAGGCGGTCGCGTCGGCCGAGGACACTGCCGGGACAGAACTGTGA